In Lycium ferocissimum isolate CSIRO_LF1 chromosome 11, AGI_CSIRO_Lferr_CH_V1, whole genome shotgun sequence, a single genomic region encodes these proteins:
- the LOC132036418 gene encoding 4-hydroxyphenylpyruvate dioxygenase-like, which produces MGIEETDRFKLVGFENFTCTNPHSDLFTIKRFHHIEFWCGDATNTARRFSWGLGIPIVAKSDLSTGNSIHASYLLHSSQLNVLFTAPYSPTISTTAHASSASIPAFSVSSHRSFTATHGLGVRAIALEVENASSAFEISVANGAKPVSEPVVLNGEVVIAEVNLYGDVVLRFVSYLKDSNSDGFVFLPGFELMEGTASYQDLDYGIRRLDHAVGNVPELGPAVEYIKRFTGFHEFAEFTAEDVGTAESGLNSIVLANNDETVLLPLNEPVYGTKRKSQIQTYLEHNEGTGVQHLALVTEDIFRTLREMRKRSGIGGFEFMPSPPPTYYRNLKSRAGDILSDEQIQECEELGILVDRDDQGTLLQIFTKPVGDRPTIFIEIIQRIGCMLKNEDGEVYQKGGCGGFGKGNFSELFRSIEEYEKTLEGKQNTQAAQPLLEHVLVSQPCLIDVKDEVPQLI; this is translated from the exons atgGGCATAGAAGAAACAGATAGATTCAAACTAGTTGGTTTCGAGAATTTCACCTGTACCAATCCCCATTCAGATTTATTCACCATTAAACGCTTCCACCACATAGAATTCTGGTGTGGCGATGCAACCAACACTGCACGTCGTTTTTCTTGGGGACTAGGCATACCAATTGTAGCAAAATCAGACCTCTCTACGGGAAACTCAATACATGCTTCATACCTACTTCATTCCTCACAACTTAACGTCCTTTTCACTGCTCCTTATTCACCTACAATCTCTACAACAGCTCATGCTTCCTCTGCATCAATTCCAGCTTTCTCCGTCTCGTCGCATCGCTCTTTCACTGCCACACACGGGCTCGGTGTTAGAGCGATTGCATTGGAAGTTGAGAACGCGAGTTCGGCTTTTGAAATTAGTGTTGCTAATGGGGCGAAACCTGTTTCGGAACCGGTTGTTTTGAATGGTGAAGTTGTGATTGCTGAAGTGAATCTATATGGTGATGTTGTTTTGCGGTTTGTTAGTTATTTGAAGGATTCTAATTCAGATGGATTCGTTTTTCTTCCAG gtTTTGAATTGATGGAAGGAACGGCGTCGTATCAGGACCTTGACTATGGTATTCGCCGCCTAGACCATGCCGTCGGGAATGTCCCGGAGCTGGGTCCCGCTGTCGAGTATATCAAAAGGTTTACTGGATTTCACGAATTTGCGGAGTTTACAGCTGAAGATGTTGGTACAGCTGAGAGTGGGTTgaattctattgtgttggcaaACAATGACGAAACTGTTTTGCTTCCGTTGAATGAACCAGTTTATGGAACGAAAAGGAAGAGTCAAATTCAGACATATTTGGAGCACAATGAAGGGACAGGGGTGCAGCATTTAGCTTTGGTAACTGAGGATATATTTAGAACTTTGAGAGAAATGAGGAAAAGGAGTGGTATTGGGGGATTTGAATTCATGCCTTCACCTCCCCCGACTTACTATAGGAATTTGAAGAGCAGGGCAGGGGATATACTGAGCGATGAGCAAATACAGGAATGTGAAGAACTTGGAATTCTAGTGGATAGGGATGATCAGGGAACTCTGCTTCAGATATTCACGAAGCCTGTAGGTGACAG GCCTACAATATTTATCGAAATAATCCAGAGAATAGGGTGCATGCTGAAAAACGAGGACGGAGAGGTTTATCAGAAGGGTGGATGTGGAGGCTTTGGTAAGGGAAATTTCTCAGAGCTCTTTAGATCCATCGAAGAATATGAAAAGACTCTTGAAGGTAAACAAAACACTCAAGCAGCGCAGCCGTTGCTTGAGCATGTGCTCGTCTCACAACCCTGTTTAATCGACGTTAAGGATGAGGTACCGCAGTTGATATAG